A genomic region of Colletotrichum destructivum chromosome 1, complete sequence contains the following coding sequences:
- a CDS encoding Putative arginine-tRNA ligase, aminoacyl-tRNA synthetase, class I, arginyl tRNA synthetase: MADQLTAQLEKLSIGKLESFPGCYPDVNPIDVYRSHITSLLYDVTGIEKTIIYNALQWTQSLDKGDLVLAVPALRVKGKKPAELTAQWLENFPESPLIEKPVSFQNGSFLQFWFKTGPLSQLLIPQVRARGQAFGKNPNNGLKNPEDPSLGKKKIIVEFSSPNIAKPFHAGHLRSTIIGGFIANLYDGAGWDVTRINYLGDWGKQYGLLALGFDRFGSEDALKEDPINHLYEVYVKINAAMSDEKEQIAAKEQAGEDVTALKDNSLDEQARKYFKAMVAGDEAAVAQWRRFRDLSITRYKETYARLNIHFDEYSGESQVSEQDMEAAAKKLEEMKISEESEGAVIIDFTKHIPGKAGKSLERPIIRKKDGTALYLTRDISELLHREKKYNFDHMIYVVASQQDLHLKQLFKIIELMGYTETAKKCQHINFGMVLGMSTRKGTVKFLDDILRDVGDKMHEVMRKNETKYNQVENPEATADILGISSVMVQDMSGKRINNYKFDMDTMTSFEGDTGPYLQYAHARLCSIFRKAGVPEEEVAKADLSLLTEKHAIELIRVIGQYPDVVQNTLKTLEPTTVLTYLFRLTHVVSSSYDHLRIVGSEPEIQKARLALYTAARTVLYNGMRLLGLSPVERM, encoded by the exons ATGGCCGACCAGCTGACGGCtcagctcgagaagctgtcCATCGGCAAGCTCGAGTCCTTCCCCGGCTGCTACCCCGACGTCAACCCTATCGATGTCTACCGCTCCCACATCACGTCGTTGCTGTACGATGTGACGGGCATTGAGAAGACCATCATCTACAACGCCCTCCAGTGGACCCAGAGCCTCGACAAGGGCGACCTGGTCCTGGCGGTGCCCGCGCTTCgcgtcaagggcaagaagcccGCCGAGCTCACCGCTCAGTGGCTCGAGAAT TTCCCCGAGTCTCCCCTCATCGAGAAGCCCGTATCGTTCCAGAACGGCTCCTTCCTCCAGTTCTGGTTCAAGACTGGTCCTCTCTCCCAGCTCCTCATCCCCCAGGTCCGCGCCCGCGGCCAGGCCTTCGGCAAGAACCCCAACAACGGCCTCAAGAACCCCGAGGACCCTTCCCtgggcaagaagaagatcatTGTCGAGTTCTCCTCCCCCAACATCGCGAAGCCCTTCCACGCCGGCCACCTGCGAagcaccatcatcggcggcttCATCGCCAACCTCTACGATGGCGCCGGCTGGGATGTCACCCGCATCAACTACCTCGGCGACTGGGGCAAGCAGTACGGCCTGCTggccctcggcttcgaccGCTTCGGCAGCGAGGACGCCCTTAAGGAGGACCCCATCAACCACCTCTACGAGGTCTACGTCAAGATCAACGCCGCCATGAgcgacgagaaggagcagatcgccgccaaggagcaggccggcgaggacgtcaCGGCCCTCAAGGACAACAGCCTGGACGAGCAGGCCCGCAAATACTTCAAGGCCatggtcgccggcgacgaggccgctgTCGCGCAGTGGAGGCGCTTCCGCGATCTCAGCATCACCCGCTACAAGGAGACGTACGCCCGCCTCAACATCCACTTTGACGAGTACTCGGGCGAGAGCCAGGTCTCCGAGCAGGACAtggaggccgccgccaagaagctcgaggagatgaagatcTCGGAGGAGTCGgagggcgccgtcatcatcgacttCACCAAGCACATCCCCGGAAAGGCCGGCAAGAGCCTCGAGCGCCCCATCATCCGCAAGAAGGACGGCACGGCGCTGTACCTGACGCGAGACATCAGCGAACTGCTGCACCGCGAGAAGAAGTACAACTTTGACCACATGATCTACGTCGTCGCCTCGCAGCAGGACCTGCACCTGAAGCAGCTCTTCAAGATCATCGAGCTGATGGGCTACACCGAGACGGCAAAGAAGTGCCAGCACATCAACTTTGGCATGGTTCTCGGCATGAGCACGCGCAAGGGCACCGTCAAGTTCCTCGACGATATCCTgcgcgacgtcggcgacaagaTGCACGAGGTGATGAGGAAGAACGAGACCAAGTACAACCAGGTCGAGAACCCGGAGGCCACGGCCGACATCCTTGGCATCAGCAGTGTCATGGTCCAGGACATGAGCGGCAAGAG GATCAACAACTACAAGTTCGACATGGACACCATGACCTCGTTCGAGGGCGATACCGGACCATACCTCCAGTACGCCCACGCCCGGCTGTGCTCCATCTTCCGCAAGGCCGGCgtgccggaggaggaggtggccaaggccgacctCAGTCTGCTGACGGAGAAGCATGCCATTGAGCTGATCCGCGTCATCGGCCAGTACCCCGACGTTGTCCAGAACACGCTCAAGACGTTGGAGCCCACCACGGTGCTGACCTACCTGTTCCGCCTCACGCACGTCGTCAGCAGCAGTTACGACCACCTGCGCATCGTTGGAAGCGAGCCAGAGATCCAGAAGGCCCGCTTGGCGCTGTACACGGCTGCCAGGACCGTGCTCTACAACGGCATGCGTCTGTTGGGACTGTCCCCGGTCGAGAG GATGTAA
- a CDS encoding Putative cytochrome P450, producing the protein MAIGVAILAFILFCAWRLYAAIQLKKKLPEGAKPLPGPKGLPLIGRVHDVPAEAAWLKFYEWSKEYGPIYQQEMFGSVHVWISSEQVAHDLLGRRNVIYSDRPMIPNLPDNRTSGDYLALLGRTETWKRQRKLCHHLMNQSDKQELHDYPTRERDRFLWLLSQKPGEYREYIEQFTSRTVSRLSWGTAHPARVLRKTTFGLLETISPAGALPNVISFLMHVPAVLSPWKKKERKRHELESRQFTSNVDFVKDQISQGTAQPSFIGTFINEGLGNEKGKWGDLQEAQNVVGLMAIAGALTIGSPIQSFLLAMLHYPEWQARLQNEIDEVCGGKCPMWTDREKLPLLRAVVKEVIRWRPPVPTGIPHAVEKDDVYNGYFIPAGATIHALEWGITRDESIYPDPESFNPDRWLQPEYPTYKEPLTRFPNLDGFSQFGFGRRTCQGVPIVDQDLFLTMGGMAWAFNIQRKRNADGTEVPVHWNDYTPLLIAKPAPFEFDAVVRTPEKGELMRSMFEAAKEEEEHEEMMMKMGMPDVDPVDAKKQSAAPMSTKPPPSSLTMNLRQRKEEGEHEKKYREHERDIPGCPGRWATESDIDSGNEKGYVDDDSCSGRSSPTTLS; encoded by the exons ATGGCCATAGGCGTGGCTATTCTcgccttcatcctcttctgCGCATGGCGGCTGTATGCCGCCATCcagctcaagaagaagcttcCCGAGGGCGCGAAGCCTCTTCCAGGACCCAAAG GTCTACCTCTCATCGGACGTGTTCATGATGTACCGGCAGAGGCGGCATGGCTCAAGTTCTACGAGTGGAGCAAGGAGTATGGCCCCATCTACCAGCAAGAGATGTTCGGATCCGTCCACGTCTGGATCTCCTCGGAGCAGGTCGCCCATGACCTCCTGGGCCGCCGCAACGTCATCTACTCTGACCGGCCCATGATCCCCAACCTCCCGGACAACCGAACGAGCGGCGATTaccttgccctcctcggcagGACAG AAACATGGAAGCGCCAGCGCAAGCTCTGCCACCACCTCATGAACCAGAGTGACAAGCAGGAGCTCCACGACTACCCGACCCGCGAGCGCGATCGTTTCCTTTGGCTCCTCTCCCAGAAGCCCGGCGAATACCGCGAGTACATTGAGCAGTTCACAAGCCGGACCGTCAGCCGTCTCTCCTGGGGCACCGCCCACCCGGCCCGCGTGCTGCGCAAGACGACGTTTGGCCTGCTCGAGACCATctcgcccgccggcgccctgcCCAACGTCATCTCGTTCCTCATGCACGTCCCGGCCGTCCTGTCGccgtggaagaagaaggagaggaagcgcCACGAGCTCGAGTCGAGGCAGTTCACGAGCAACGTCGACTTCGTCAAGGACCAGATCTCGCAGGGCACCGCGCAGCCGAGCTTCATCGGCACCTTCATCAacgagggcctcggcaacGAGAAGGGCAAATGGGGCGATCTGCAGGAGGCCCagaacgtcgtcggcctcatggccatcgccggcgccctgaCCATCGGCAGCCCCATCCAgagcttcctcctcgccatgCTGCACTACCCAGAGTGGCAGGCCCGCCTGCAGAATGAAATTGACGAGGTCTGCGGGGGCAAATGCCCGATGTGGACGGACCGTGAGAAGCTGCCCTTGTTGAGGGCTGTCGTCAAGGAGGTTATCCGCTGGAGGCCCCCTGTTCCTACGG GTATCCCCCACGCTGTCGAGAAGGATGACGTCTACAACGGCTACTTCATCCCTGCTGGCGCCACGATCCATGCCCTTGAGTG GGGTATCACCCGTGACGAGTCCATCTACCCGGACCCCGAATCCTTCAACCCGGACCGCTGGCTTCAACCCGAGTACCCGACGTACAAAGAGCCCCTCACGCGCTTCCCCAACCTCGACGGCTTCAGCCAGTTCGGCTTCGGACGCCGGACGTGCCAGGGTGTGCCCATCGTCGACCAGGACCTCTTTCTGaccatgggcggcatggccTGGGCCTTCAACATCCAGCGCAAGcgcaacgccgacggcaccgaggtGCCGGTGCACTGGAACGACTACACGCCGCTGCTGATCGCCAAGCCGGCGCCCTTCGagttcgacgccgtcgtgcGCACGCCCGAGAAGGGTGAGCTGATGCGGTCCATGttcgaggcggccaaggaggaggaggagcacgaggagatgatgatgaagatgggcATGCCCGACGTCGACCCGGTGGATGCCAAGAAGCAGAGCGCCGCGCCCATGTCGaccaagccgccgccgtcgtctctgACGATGAACCTTCGCcagaggaaggaggagggcgagcacGAGAAGAAATACCGCGAGCACGAGCGCGACATCCCCGGGTGCCCCGGCCGGTGGGCGACGGAGAGCGACATCGACTCGGGAAACGAGAAGGGCTACGTCGATGATGACAGCTGCTCCGGGCgttcgtcgccgacgacgcttTCATAG